The following coding sequences lie in one Halarsenatibacter silvermanii genomic window:
- a CDS encoding alcohol dehydrogenase catalytic domain-containing protein, with translation MSAREAKMKAAVLKEPKDLRLEKIPRPECPPGGVLIETAASAICNADVKMVDKGHKALDYPRILGHEVTGKILESLTEQFERGDRVQIAPGIVCGECEFCQQGLTNNCEEIEILGFTRDGGFAEYLSIPAKGIKTGAVNSIPDKLSFSRAVFSEPLACCINGLDLARVKQGDSVLIIGAGPIGCLQAMLAETYGAKKIIMADRLERRLEFVDSEKAALTKVDCLINTGRESLNRAVMKETADRGVDVIILACRQGAAAYPLPELLKFRGRILLFSGLPAEDAALEVDGNLLHYGEKALIGAYGCTAEQNQKALKLIAEGKIAVDRLITDEIPLEQISQGIKKARNKIGMKTIIQFEHQKGEII, from the coding sequence ATGAGTGCCAGGGAAGCGAAAATGAAAGCGGCGGTACTGAAAGAACCCAAAGACCTGAGGCTGGAAAAAATTCCCCGGCCGGAATGTCCGCCCGGAGGAGTTTTGATCGAGACAGCGGCCAGTGCAATCTGCAATGCCGACGTAAAAATGGTCGATAAAGGACATAAAGCTCTGGATTATCCCCGGATTTTGGGGCATGAAGTCACCGGAAAAATATTAGAAAGTCTGACAGAACAGTTCGAAAGAGGCGATAGGGTGCAGATAGCTCCTGGAATAGTCTGCGGGGAATGTGAATTCTGCCAGCAGGGTCTTACGAATAACTGTGAGGAAATAGAGATACTCGGTTTTACCAGAGACGGAGGCTTTGCCGAGTATCTGTCAATCCCGGCTAAGGGAATAAAAACCGGAGCGGTGAATTCAATACCCGATAAGCTATCATTCTCCCGGGCGGTCTTCTCAGAACCATTAGCCTGCTGCATCAACGGGCTGGACCTGGCCCGGGTGAAGCAGGGAGACAGTGTTTTGATAATTGGCGCAGGTCCCATAGGCTGCCTTCAGGCTATGCTGGCCGAGACTTACGGAGCCAAAAAAATTATAATGGCGGATAGACTGGAGAGAAGGCTGGAATTTGTCGATTCAGAAAAAGCAGCTTTAACAAAAGTGGATTGCCTGATAAATACCGGAAGGGAATCATTGAACAGAGCTGTAATGAAGGAGACAGCTGATCGGGGGGTGGACGTTATTATTTTAGCCTGCCGTCAGGGAGCAGCAGCCTATCCCCTTCCCGAGCTGCTTAAATTTAGAGGCAGAATTTTGTTGTTTTCCGGGCTGCCTGCCGAAGATGCAGCCCTGGAAGTGGATGGAAATCTGCTGCACTACGGTGAAAAAGCGTTGATAGGAGCATATGGTTGTACTGCTGAGCAGAACCAAAAGGCCTTAAAACTTATAGCCGAAGGAAAAATAGCGGTCGACCGGCTTATCACTGATGAAATTCCCCTGGAACAGATTTCGCAGGGTATAAAAAAGGCGAGAAATAAAATAGGAATGAAGACAATCATTCAATTCGAACACCAGAAAGGAGAGATTATTTAA
- a CDS encoding HD-GYP domain-containing protein, with product ENACEKAEFGDIPITLGVGVAAKHDTEEKFEDFMARADGRMYKDKLTKAYSAENKLVQNMLNALSAKSQETMEHAMRMTELAHRLGEKIGLSNEQINNLSLLASLHDIGKTTISKDILNKPEDLTAEEWDIIKEHPERGYNIASATEEFGPIARAILCHHERWDGRGYPKGLAGEEIPLLSRIISIVDSYDVMTAGRPYKDALSKEATFQEIERCAGSQFDPELAEKFVKMMKSDIE from the coding sequence GAAAATGCCTGCGAGAAAGCTGAATTCGGCGATATTCCCATCACTCTGGGGGTGGGAGTTGCTGCCAAACATGATACAGAAGAAAAGTTCGAAGATTTCATGGCCAGAGCAGACGGGAGAATGTATAAGGATAAACTGACCAAAGCTTACAGCGCCGAAAACAAGCTTGTACAGAACATGCTCAATGCCCTTTCGGCCAAAAGCCAGGAGACCATGGAGCATGCCATGAGGATGACCGAGCTGGCACACAGGCTGGGAGAAAAGATCGGCCTATCAAACGAGCAAATAAATAATTTATCCCTTCTGGCTTCACTCCATGATATAGGTAAAACCACGATTTCAAAGGATATACTGAACAAACCCGAAGATTTGACGGCGGAAGAATGGGATATAATAAAAGAACATCCTGAAAGAGGATATAATATCGCTTCAGCGACCGAGGAATTTGGGCCTATTGCCAGAGCTATTTTATGTCATCATGAGCGGTGGGATGGCAGAGGCTATCCGAAGGGACTGGCAGGAGAAGAGATTCCACTTTTATCAAGGATAATCTCGATTGTGGATTCTTACGATGTGATGACTGCAGGCAGACCCTACAAAGATGCCCTGAGTAAAGAAGCGACCTTCCAGGAGATAGAAAGATGTGCAGGCAGTCAATTTGATCCTGAGCTGGCCGAAAAGTTTGTAAAAATGATGAAAAGTGATATAGAGTGA